From the genome of Thermosynechococcus sp. NK55a:
CCAAGAAAAAGAACTCTACGAAAAATTGCGATCGCTCCGTACCTTTAATCCCCGTGCCCATTGGCCGATCTGAGTCGATCTAAGTCAGGGAAATTGCCGCGATTTGACGGCTTGGCAGTAATTTTCAATGGCGGCGATCGCCTGTGTTCCCAAGTCGGCATACACCTTAGCAAAGGGGGGCACCTGGAAACTCAAGCCCAAAACATCTGCAGTCACCAGTACTTGACCATCACAGTGGGGGCCGGCGCCAATTCCAATTGTGGGAATCTTCAACTGGGCGGTAATCTGCTGCGCCAAAGCCGCAGGAATATGCTCCAAAATCACCGCAAAGGCACCGGCTTCAGCAAGGGCAAGGGCACCCGCTAGAATCGCTTCTGCGCCTTGGGGAGTATTCCCCTGTTGTCGCCATCCCCCCAACTGATGTACCCGTTGGGGCAATAGACCCACATGACCCAGCACTGGAATTCCAGCCTCCACTAAGCACCGCGTTGCTGCCTGCACCACAGGGGAGGCACCTTCCATTTTCACAGCTTGCACTTCTGCCTCTTTGATTAGGCGCCCCGCCGATCTCAGAGCCTGTTCAGGGCTTTCTTGGTAGCTCAAAAAGGGCAGATCACACACCAGGAAACTATGGGTAACGCCTCGGCGCACTGCTTGGGCATGGTGAATCATCTGGTCAAGGGTCACAGGCAACGTGGTTTGATATCCAAGGGCAACCATCCCCAGGGAATCCCCCACAAGGATCACATCCACCCCCGCCGCATCCAACAGGCGGGCCCACAGATAATCCCAAGCCGTGAGCATGGTAATGGGTTCTCCCAGCGCTTTTTTTCTTGGAGTTGGGGTAATGTTACAGGGCGACGCACCATGGCCATATTCAAGAGGGTTGTATCCCCATCCTCTAAAGGAACAGAGAAAACGTCAATTGAGCTTTATCAGCAGGAAGCCCCCCATTGCGGATTCTGTTCACTCAAACATAAATTCAGTGTCGAGGTCAGAGCTGTATAGGGTATGATTGATGAAACAGATGTGGAATCTCTGGAGAGTTTCCCTGATGGGTCTCAGTATGTCTGCGCCCTGGGTCCTGCAGTGGCAGCAGGCTGAGGCCTCTGTATAAAGATGTCGATGAAACGTGAAGTCCGCTCTCCATCTGAGGTGTGTTTATTCAGTGAACAGGAGAGTCGGGGGTCGTTCACCCATAGTACACATGTCTTTGCCTGCCTTTGTTGAAGCCCTATTAACCCCTGCTGCTTACCCTCATGCGGTCACCAGTCCGATTCAATTGCTGCAAACGCATATTTCCTATGTGTTTCTGACGGGGGACTATGCCTATAAGGTGAAAAAGCCGGCGGACTTTGGTTTTTTGAACTTTACAACTCTAGAAAAGCGGCTGTTTTACTGTCAGGAGGAGTTGCGGCTTAATCGCCGCTTGGCGCCCGATCTCTACTTGGGGGTGGTGCCCATTGTGGCGGTGGGCGATCGCTATTGTGTGGCGGATCCCCAAGACTTACCCGTGGGGGCTGAGGTCATTGACTATGCTGTGCAAATGCGCCAATTTGATCAGTCGCAACTGTTTTCTCACCTCTTTGCGGCTAACCAAGTCACCCCTCACCTGATTGAATCCCTTGGCAAAGAACTAGCCCGCTTCCACCGCAGCGCTGCTACGAGTCCCCACATTGCTAAATTTGGTTCGCCGCGGGCGATCGCCCAAGTGATTGACAACTGCCATGCCTTGGCTGCCCAGTTTGTCGGTCGGTGTCAATCCCCAGAGCAGTACGCGGCAATTCATGCCTTTACCGATGACTTTTTGAGCCGTCATCAAGAGTGGTTTGTGCGGCGGCAGGCAGGGGGCAAAATTCGGGAGTGCCACGGCGATCTGCACCTGAATAATATCTGTCTATACAGGGGCAGGGTCCAAATTTTTGACTGTATTGAGTTCAACGAAGAATTTCGCAATATTGACGGCATCTATGACGCCGCCTTTTTGCTGATGGATTTGGAGTTTCGCGGGCGCGGCGACTTGGCCAATCTTTTCCTCAACACTTACTTGGAATGGAGTGGTGACTATGAGGGGGCGGTGCTCTTG
Proteins encoded in this window:
- the panB gene encoding 3-methyl-2-oxobutanoate hydroxymethyltransferase, with amino-acid sequence MLTAWDYLWARLLDAAGVDVILVGDSLGMVALGYQTTLPVTLDQMIHHAQAVRRGVTHSFLVCDLPFLSYQESPEQALRSAGRLIKEAEVQAVKMEGASPVVQAATRCLVEAGIPVLGHVGLLPQRVHQLGGWRQQGNTPQGAEAILAGALALAEAGAFAVILEHIPAALAQQITAQLKIPTIGIGAGPHCDGQVLVTADVLGLSFQVPPFAKVYADLGTQAIAAIENYCQAVKSRQFP
- a CDS encoding bifunctional aminoglycoside phosphotransferase/ATP-binding protein codes for the protein MSLPAFVEALLTPAAYPHAVTSPIQLLQTHISYVFLTGDYAYKVKKPADFGFLNFTTLEKRLFYCQEELRLNRRLAPDLYLGVVPIVAVGDRYCVADPQDLPVGAEVIDYAVQMRQFDQSQLFSHLFAANQVTPHLIESLGKELARFHRSAATSPHIAKFGSPRAIAQVIDNCHALAAQFVGRCQSPEQYAAIHAFTDDFLSRHQEWFVRRQAGGKIRECHGDLHLNNICLYRGRVQIFDCIEFNEEFRNIDGIYDAAFLLMDLEFRGRGDLANLFLNTYLEWSGDYEGAVLLPLYLCVRAYIRGNVNALALNDPAIGEAEKAQLQATAAAYYGAAYRYTQPRQAKLYVMSGLSGAGKSTRGRGLAQGEQAIQIRSDAVRKHLAGLPLDRRSTDFPEVDLYSDAMTQKTYDQLLAYAELLLRQGQTVILDAKYDRVALRQPVIALAKKLRVPLEIHFCSAPPEELRRRLSDRQGDIAEATPDLIAAQVASFESFLPEEEPYVRHVCD